The sequence below is a genomic window from Elusimicrobiales bacterium.
GCCGGTCAACTGCAAGGGGCCGGTGGAAACCGTTTTCCGGCGCATGGAGGCGGTGGCGCGCGGGTATGCGGGCGGCGGGCCGGTCCCGTTTTTTATAGGCGGGGAGCATTCCATAACGCAGGCTTTGTACCGCCCCTTCCTGGAAAAATATCCCGGTCTGAGCATTCTTCATTTTGATGCCCACGCCGATCTGCGCGACCGGTACGAAGGCTCTCCCCGCAGCCATGCCAGCGCGCTTTATCCCGCCTCGCTGGAATGCCGGGTGGTCCAGTTCGGCATAAGAAGCGTCGCGCCGGAGGAGGCGTGCCGCGTCAACGCCGGCAATGTCAAAACCTTTTTCGCCCATCAGCGTATTCCCGCCGCGCGTCTTGCCGAAAAAATCTTGGCCGCGCTGGGGAAAAACGTCTACATCACTCTGGATGTGGACGGTTTTGACCCGTCGGTGATTCCCGCCACCGGGACGCCGCAGCCCGGCGGCCTGCTCTGGCATGAGACGCTGGATATATTGCGCGCAGTCTGCCGGCGCAGAAAAGTCGTGGCTGTTGACGTGGTGGAGGTAAGCCCCGTCAAAGGCCAGAGCATAAGCGAGTTCGCCGCCGCCAAGCTGATATACCGCCTGATGGGCTACCTCTCCCCGCGTTAGAACCGGCTGCCCGTATTGCCACCTGCGCTTCACCCGTTTTTTGAAGAGCTGTGGCGTGTTGGCAAACGGCAGTAAAAACGGAATCAAACCACGAAACACACGAAAAGGGAACAAAAAAGTTTCCGGCAGTTGTTTCCGCTTTGTTCCAGAGTCTTTTCGTGGTTTCGTTTAATAAGGGACACAGTTATTTTTGGCATGTGTTTCTTTGTTCGCGCGGTTGTTTCCGGCGATGCGGGGCAGCAAAATACGGCATTGTGGAAAAATGGGTGATGTCGTGTTGCGCCCGCCCCGTTGACAGAAGCCGCCGCAGGATGTATACTTACCGGTAGGTATATGAAACACTCCGCCACGGGCCATGTCTCCGACATGCGGCGCAGGATAATGGACGCCGCGCTGGATTTAATCGCCGAAAAGGGGATGGACTGCGTCTCCGTCCGGGAGATTGTGGCCCGCGTGCGCGTCACAAAGCCGGTTCTGTATTATTACTTCAAAAGCAAGGACGACCTGTGCGAGCAGTTGGGCCGACAGAGCGTGGAGGATTTGCGCGCCCTCATACGGAGCGCGCAGGAAAACAAGCAGCCCGTGGACGCGCTGCTGGAGCGGCTTTTCCTGGACATGTACGATAAGAACAAGCGGCGGCCAAGCTTTGCCAAGCTGATACTGCGGGCGATGAGCTTTCAGGGCAACTCCCGCCAGAGCGCGGACGTGCTGGCGACCAGAAAACAGCACATAAACGCCATCGCCGCCGCTTTCCGCGGGGCCGAGAAACGGGGCGAAATCCCCCGGGGCGCCGCGCGGGACCTGGCGTTTCTTTGCGGCGCTGTTTTCGGATATTTCCTTATAAGCTCCTCTCTGGGGGAAATTCCGTATGTGGACAGGGACATGCCCCGCAGGCTGGCGAAAATAATCCTTGCGGGCGTCAGGAAAAAATGAGAATTATCGTCGCGCTTTTGCTTGCATTGTCCGCAGTTCCCGCCCGCGCCGAGCAGATGTCGGTTGAGGAGGCCGTTTCCTACGCGGTTAAAAACAACATAGGCCTTTTCAACGCGCAGCAGTCGCGCGACGCGATGGAGGAAAAAGTCCGCGAATACTGGGGCGGTATCTATCCGGCGGTGAATCTGACGTCTTCGTATACCCGCAATTTCGAGCTGCAGAGCATATATTTTGACGGGCGGCAGATACCCATGGGAGCCGACAACAGCTATGCGCTGAACCTGGGGCTGTCGCAGGTGGTGTGGGCGGGGGGGAAGGTGCGCACCGGCATTCACATTGCGGAAATTTACTCGGCCTCCGCGCAGCAGCAGGTGCGCCAGACGGAAATGCTGCTTTCCAAGACGGTGCGCAACCTGTGCTATAACATAGTCCTGGCCTCCGCCACGGCTGTCATAGAGGAGGAAAACCTCCGCATCGCCAGCGAGCATCTGGACCAGATTCGCGCCCGGTACAAGCAGGGGCTTTCAAGCGATTTGGAGGAACTGCGCCAGGACGTGGAGGTTTCCAACGCGCTGCCTCCGGTTACCAAGGCGCGCAACCTGCTGGATACGGGGCTGCTGACCCTCAAAAAAACCCTGGCGATGGATTCGGAAAGGCCGCTTGCGCTCTCGCTGGCGGAGCTGCCCTCCGCCGGCGACGGGGATTTGGACGCGTTTTACAAAGCCGCCGCCGGCAACAGGCCGGAGCTTATCTCGGCGCGGCTGCAATGCCGCATGGCAAAAGAGCAGATTCAACTGGCCCGTTCGGAATTTTATCCTTATGTCAGCGCTTTCGCCGCGCGCCAGTACCAGGGCCAGACAAACAGCTCTTTCCCCGACGGCCAGCAGGGGACCTGGAGCACCAATGCCGGGCTGCAATTGAATATCTCCCTTTACGCCGGCGGTTCCAGCAAGTCGCGCGTGCGCCAGGCGGAGATAGCCAAAGTCCAGGCGGAAAAGACGCTGGAGGACACCGAGCGTTCCATCCGCATAGACGTAAAGCGCGCCTGGCTGAACCTGAAGGAGGCGCGCCAGCGGCTTGAGGCCCAGGAAGGCGGCGTGGGCCAGGCAAGAAAGGCGCTAAAGGCCGTGGAAACCCGCTTTCAGAACGGATTGTCCAGCCAGCTGGAGCTTAACGACGCCAGCCTCGCCCTCAACCGCGCGCAACTGCTGCGCGTTGAGGCGTTGCGCGACGTCTATGTGTATCTTGCGGATTTGAAATGGGCCTGCGGGCAGTGAGGTGAATTTATGAGACTATATCTGACAATCCCTGCAATCGCCGCGCTGGCGCTGTGCGGCTGCCATGACGGCGAAAAGCGCGCGCTTGAGAAGCTGGAGAAGGATCGCTTTTTAGTCAAGACCGAAAAAGCCGCCGTCCGCGATATTGACGAGGAGATTTTGCTGACCGGCTCGGTAAAGGCGATGGACGAGGCCACATTGTTCCCCCGCGTTTCCGGCAAACTGCTCAAAAACCTTGTGATTGAAGGCGACCCGGTAACCAAAGACCAGACGGTCGCGCTTATAGAGCGCGACGAGGTTGGCGCGCGCTTTGAGCCTGCCCCGGTGCCGTCCACGCTTACCGGCGTGGTGGGCCGGGTGTATCAGGATGTGGGGGCCAATGTTACGCTGGCCACGCCGATTGCGCTGGTGGTGGACCAGAGCCGGGTGCGCATCAAGGTGGACCTGCCGGAGCGGTATTCCGGCGTGGTGCGTCTGGGACAGAGCGCGCTGGCGGAGGTGGAGGCTTTTCCGGACAAGACTTTTGCCGCCAAGGTCTACAAAATAAGCCCGGTCATAGACCCGGTCAACAGAAGCGCGCTTGTGGAACTGCTGGCCGATAATTCGCAGGGCCAGCTCAAGTCCGGGATGTTTGCCAAGGTCCGGCTTATAGCGGGCAGGGCGGCGGGCGCGGTGTCGGTGCCGGTTTCCGCGCTGCAACAGGACAAAAAGGGCGATTATGTGTTTGTGCCCGCGGGTTCGGTTGCGGCCAGGCGCTATGTCGCCGCCGGCACACGCAATGTGGAATACGCGCAGATAAAATCCGGCCTGCGTCCGGGGCAGGAGGTTATCACCTTCGGGCTTTACGGCCTCAAGGACGGCAGCAAGATAGAAATGGCGCACTAAAATGCAGATAATCCACTTATCCATACGCAGGCCGGTTACGGCCACCATGCTCAACCTGGCGATAGTGGTGCTGGGGATTTTCTCGTATTTTGAACTGGGCGTGGATTTGTTCCCCAACGTGGATTTCCCGTTTGTCACCGTGCAGACTTCCCTCAAGGGCGCCAGCCCGGAGGAGATAGAGACTTCCGTCACAAAACCCATAGAAGAATCGGTCAATTCCATCTCCGGCATAGAGGACCTCAACTCCACCAGCTATGAGGGGCTGTCGGTGCTGTTTATAAAATTCGTGCTGGAAAAGCCGGTGGACGTGGCCGCCCAGGACGTGCGCGACAAGGTCAACGCCGTCCAGCGCGACCTGCCGCAGGGCACGGACCCGCCCGTAATCGGCAAATTCGACGTGGGCCAGATGGCGGTGATGCAGATAGTCGTCTCCGGCAGCCGCGACATAATAAATCTCACCGATATCGCCAAGAAAAAACTCAAGGAGCATCTGGAGACCATAGACGGCATAGGCTCCATAGACATCATCGGCGGGCGCGAGCGGGAGGTGCATGTCATCGTCAATCCCATGAAGCTGGCCGCCATGGGCATTTCCATAAAGCAGGTGCGCGACGCCATCACCCAGCAGAACATAGAAATTCCCGGCGGCAAGGTGGAGCAGAAGGACCGTGATTTTGTGCTGCGCACTCTGGGCCGCATACAGAAAGTCGCGGATTTCAACAATATAGTCATAACCAGGGCAAACGGCGCGACTATCAAAATCTCCGACATAGGCCGCGTGGAGGACACGGGCCAGTACATCCGCACCGCGGCCTATCTCAACGGGACGCCGGCGGTTACTCTGGCGGTCAAAAAGCAGTCCGGCGCCAACACTCTGGCCGTGGCGCGCGCGCTGCACAAGCGGCTTGACGAGCTCAAGACTGTCCTTCCGTCGGATGTTAACGTCAAGGTTATAGGCGACCAGTCCGATTTCATCCGCGCCTCGGTGGACACCGTAAAAGAGCATCTGGTCCTGGGCGCGATAATGGCGGGCATAATGGTGCTGCTGTTCATGGGCGACTGGCGCTCCACCCTTATCTCCTCCACCGCCATTCCCACCTCGCTTATCGGCACTTTCATTTTCATGCGCATGGCGGGTTTCACGATAGACAACATGACGCTGCTGGGGCTGGTAATCTCGGTCGGCATAGTCATAGACGACGCCATCATCATGCTGGAAAACATCTACCGCCATATGGACGAGCTGGGCAAGCCCGCCATGCAGGCCGCAAAGGAGGGCGCCGACGAAATTGCCTTTGCCGTCATGGCCACGTCGCTGTCGCTGCTGGTGATATTCCTGCCGCTGGCGTATATGGGCGGCATTATCGGCAGGTTCATAAAAAGCTACGGGCTGACCATAGCCTTCGCCATCTCCATAAGCGTTTTCGTGGCGCTGACGCTTACGCCCATGCTATGCTCGCGCTTTCTCAAGGCAAAGCACGGCCACAAATCCCGCGCGGAGGAGTTCACCGACCGGCTCAACGACGCCCTGGGCAAGCGGTATCTGGTGCTGCTGGACTGGGCGCTCTCGCACCGCAAGGCGATGGTGGCGATGTCCGTGGCCATCATACTGTCCATGTTCCCGCTGCTGAAATTCATCGGCAAGGATTTCATCCCGCAGGATGACACTTCGCAGTTCGCCGTCTATGTCAAGGCCCCGGAAGGCACCAGCATAGGCAGGATGAAGGATATTTTCTTCCAGCTTGAGAAAGAATTGCGCCGGCTGCCGCATGTCAAAAACGTGCTGTTCTCCATAGGCATGTCGGAAAAAGGGACCAGCGCCGTCAACGACGGCAGCATGGTCATAGAGCTGGACGACCTTAAGGACCGCAGGCTTTCCATGCGCGAAATCATGGCCGCCGCCCGCCAGATGACGGCCAAATACCCGCAGCTGCGCGCTTCCGTAAAGCCGGTGGGCGGCATAGGCGGCGGCGAAGCGGACATAACATACGTCATCTCCGGCCCGGACCTGGAAACGCTGCAAAAATACGCCGGCGCGGTGGCCGATGCGCTGCGCGTCCGCAAGGGCGTTGTGGACGTAGACCTCAGTTTCTCATACGCCAAGCCCGAATACCGGGTGGAGATAGACAGGGGCCGCGCCCACGACATGGGCGTGAAGGTGGAGGATATAGCGACCTCGCTGCGTACACTTGTCGGCGGCGAGGAGGATATCACCAAATACAAGGAAGGCGACGATTTGTATCAGGTGCGCCTGCGCGCGGACGAGAATTACCGCAACCGCATTGAAGCCGTGCGCGCGCTGACCGTCCCGACCGGCGACAAGGGCATAGTCCGGCTGGACAATGTGGCCACTGTGCGCGAGGGGCTCGGCCCCACGCAGATAGACCGCTACTCCCGCCAGCGGCAGATAACCGTCAACGCCAATCTTGACGGAATGCCCATGAATGAGGCGCTGGAAATATGCGACCAGGCTTTCCGCAAACAGCACGCCCCCGCCGAATACCGCGCCGAGCCGGTGGGCCGCGCCCGCGAAATGGGCCGCATGCTGCACAACTTCCTCATGGCGTTCATACTGGCGTTCATTTTCATATACATGATTCTGGCCAGCCAGTTTGAAAGCTTTATTTACCCGCTTTCCATCATAATCGCGCTGCCGCTTACGGTGCCGTTTGCGATTATCACGCTTTTCGCCGCGCATCAGAGCCTGACGCTGTTCAGCATAATGGGGCTGTTCATGCTGGTGGGCATTGTCAAAAAGAACGCGATTTTGCAGGTGGATTACACAAACACGCTGCGCGCCCGCGGCCTTGACCGGCACGACGCCATCATGCAGGCCAACAAAACCCGGCTGCGCCCGATTATAATGACAACGCTTACCCTGGTGGCCGGAATGCTGCCGACGGCATTCGGCACCGGCGCCGGCTCCGGCACGCGCCGCGCGATGGCATGGGTCATTCTGGGCGGGCAATTGCTTTCGCTGGGCATTACGCTGCTTATGACGCCGGTAACATATTCCCTGCTGGACGATTTGCAGAACTGGTTCAGACTCCGCTTCAAAAAAACGGAAAACACCCCCGCGTGATATTCCCGCCTTCCCGCGCCCGGCCAGGCTGATTGGTCTGGACGGCGGCGTATGGCGCATTGCCAATGTGCGCTGGGGCCACAAATCCCCTGATGAATATATCTGGGATACCGCGCGTGTCAAAGCGGAGGAGCTGGAGGAGGTTTACTGGGGCTGCGAGCCGAACGGGGTGGGCCATGCTTTTGTAGTGTTCAAATTCAGGCCCGGCGGATTTTCAAGCGAAAGGAAAGGCGCCGCCTCCAGCAATTATCTGGTTGTCAGCCAGGAGGCGTATTTGAAAAAGGGGGAGCAGTATAATGCCGTGGCCGGGCAATTCAACACCTACAGGGAAGTTTTTGTGTTGTCCACGCTGGAGAGTTTTGTCGCCTTCAATGTTGTTAACCTGAAAGTTTCAGTTGGCTGCGGGATTCGGCGAAAAATCGCTTCATCTGCCTTCACAAAATTATCCTTTCGTGCTGTGAAGCACGCGCGGATAATTTTGTTCGGCATTATCTCGCGCTTTTTCGCCTCGGTCCTCGCACCAACTGAAACTTTCAGGTTAACCCCGAAAGGCAGTGCCGCGTGCGGCTCTATCCGGTCAACACCGATATGCGGCATAAAAGGAAAATGCTTTACTTCGCCGTTCTGTACGCCGCAGTGAAAGACCATTTCGGTGAATACTACACCACCTTTTCCAACAGTTGCGTTACCAACGCCTTGCGCATCCTGAATTCAGGGCTAAAGCCGCAGGACCGCATAGAGGAGCATGTTCCGATGATTGCCACTTTCCGGCTGGGCCATTCTAAAATAATCGGCGATAGGACGGTGGAATTTAGCCCGCGGAACCCGACTGGCGGCGGAGTGATAAATCCCTACACCGCCACGTTGCCGAAAAAACGCTGAAAAACCCGGCTCCGGCAGTTCAGCAGATTCGGGGAAGCTGCTCGCCTTCGGGCATTCGCAGCGCGCGCCGCCCGCCGGTTTTTGTTTTCAGAATCACGCCGGGCGCGCCCGCAACCGCTTTTCCGGCTATAACCGCGTTTGCTCCGTATTTCTCCGCGCGTATGGCGGAGAGGACCTTCTCCGCTTTTTCCCGGGGAGTGAAAACCGCCAGAGCGCCTTCGTTGGCCGCGTAAAGCGGGTCCAGCCCCAGAATGCCGCAGGCGGCCTCCACCTCCGGCGCGACGGGGATTGCCGCGCCGTCCATCTCTATCGCGCAGCCCGAGGATTGCGCTATTTCGTTTAACGCGGCGGCAAGGCCGCCTCTTGTCAAATCCCGCATGGCATGGGCGTCAAAGCGGGCCGCGGCGGCGACCTTGGACAGAGGGGCGCAGTCGCTCTCTATCGCGCTTTGCAGCCCCAGCCTGTGCCTGGCATTGAGGACGGCCACCCCGTGCGCGCCCAGTCTGCCGGTTATAATGACCGCGTCGCCGGGCCGCGCGCCGGAGCAGGAAATATTGACACCCTCGGGAATTTCGCCCACGCCGGAGGTGGCTATGAAGATTTTATCCGCCTTGCCCCTGTCAACCACCTTGGTGTCTCCGGTGGCTATCACCACGCCGGCCTCGTCTGCGGCTTTGCGCATGGAGGCGGTAATCCGCTCCAGCAGCGAAATCTCCAGCCCCTCTTCCAGGATAAAGGCGGCGGACAGCCATTTGGGCGTCGCCCCTTTCGCCGACAAATCGTTTACCGTCCCGCATACCGAAAGCTTGCCTATGTCCCCGCCGGGAAACACCACCGGGCTGACTACATAGCCGTCCGTGGTAAACGCCAGCCGGCGCGAGGACGCCTCCAGCTCCGCCGAATCGTCCAACTGGTTAAGCAGCGGATTGCCGAAGTGCTTGAGGAACAGGCCCTCCGTCAGCCGGCGGGACATCTCGCCGCCGCTGCCGTGCGCCAGCATAATTTTCTCATCCATAATGATATGCCGCCGCGCAGGCCCCTTCCGAGGAGACCATGCACGGCCCCACCGCGTCCGCCGGGACGCAGCGCTTGCCGAACAGCGGGCACTCCCGCGGCGCGGCCCTGCCGGTCAGTATAAGCCCGCAGATGCAGCCTTGCGGCTCCCGCGCGCGCGGAACGGAAACGCCGAATTTCTCCGCGGCGTCAAAGCGGCGGAACTGCTGGCGGAAAACAAGGCCGGACATCTCCATTTCGCCAAGGGCGCGCCACTCGGCGCGCGCGGGCTCAAACACCTGCCGCATTACGGCGACAGCGCGCGGATTCCCCTCGCGCCTTACCGCGCGCGGGTAGCAGTTTTCCACCGAACAATCTGCGGCTGCGATTTTGGCTGCCAGCCGGTTTACGGCATGCAGGATATCCAGCGGCTCAAACCCGGCGACGACGGCGGGGACTTTCCCTTCCAGAATGCCGTACGGCTCCAGCCCGATAACCGCGCTTACATGCCCCGGCAGCAGAAAACCGTCTATTCGCGCCGGGCCGGAGAGCAGCGCCTCCAGCGCGGGGGGGACCAGCTTTAGCATGGGCAGCACGAAAAAATTATTTATTCCGGCGTCCGCTGCGCGCAGCACCGCCGCCGCAATGGCGGGCGCGGTTGTCTCAAACCCCGCGCCGATGAAAATCACGTTTTCAGAGGGGTTCCGCCGGGCCGTTTCCGCCGCGTCCTCCGGCGAATACACAATGCGCACGTCCGCGCCGGCGGCTTTCGCGCTTTCCAGGCTGTGGGAGGAACCGCGCACCTTCAGCATGTCTCCGAAAGCCGCGATGACGGCCCCCGGCGTGAAAGCCAGCGCCGCCGCGCGGTCAATATCGGTCTGGGAGCTTACGCATACCGGGCAGCCGGGGCCGGAGACAAGACGTATGCTCTCCGGCAGCAGGGCGCGCAGCCCGTGCCGTGCTATGGACATGGTGTGCGTCCCGCAGACTTCCATTATCGTTACGGGGCGTCCGGCGGCGGAGG
It includes:
- the speB gene encoding agmatinase; its protein translation is MKRFLEPPRLCGREASLFAVVPVPYERSTSYGRGAARGPAAVLDASSQLEFWDEELACQTWERGIYTAPPVNCKGPVETVFRRMEAVARGYAGGGPVPFFIGGEHSITQALYRPFLEKYPGLSILHFDAHADLRDRYEGSPRSHASALYPASLECRVVQFGIRSVAPEEACRVNAGNVKTFFAHQRIPAARLAEKILAALGKNVYITLDVDGFDPSVIPATGTPQPGGLLWHETLDILRAVCRRRKVVAVDVVEVSPVKGQSISEFAAAKLIYRLMGYLSPR
- a CDS encoding TetR/AcrR family transcriptional regulator gives rise to the protein MKHSATGHVSDMRRRIMDAALDLIAEKGMDCVSVREIVARVRVTKPVLYYYFKSKDDLCEQLGRQSVEDLRALIRSAQENKQPVDALLERLFLDMYDKNKRRPSFAKLILRAMSFQGNSRQSADVLATRKQHINAIAAAFRGAEKRGEIPRGAARDLAFLCGAVFGYFLISSSLGEIPYVDRDMPRRLAKIILAGVRKK
- a CDS encoding TolC family protein gives rise to the protein MRIIVALLLALSAVPARAEQMSVEEAVSYAVKNNIGLFNAQQSRDAMEEKVREYWGGIYPAVNLTSSYTRNFELQSIYFDGRQIPMGADNSYALNLGLSQVVWAGGKVRTGIHIAEIYSASAQQQVRQTEMLLSKTVRNLCYNIVLASATAVIEEENLRIASEHLDQIRARYKQGLSSDLEELRQDVEVSNALPPVTKARNLLDTGLLTLKKTLAMDSERPLALSLAELPSAGDGDLDAFYKAAAGNRPELISARLQCRMAKEQIQLARSEFYPYVSAFAARQYQGQTNSSFPDGQQGTWSTNAGLQLNISLYAGGSSKSRVRQAEIAKVQAEKTLEDTERSIRIDVKRAWLNLKEARQRLEAQEGGVGQARKALKAVETRFQNGLSSQLELNDASLALNRAQLLRVEALRDVYVYLADLKWACGQ
- a CDS encoding efflux RND transporter periplasmic adaptor subunit — encoded protein: MRLYLTIPAIAALALCGCHDGEKRALEKLEKDRFLVKTEKAAVRDIDEEILLTGSVKAMDEATLFPRVSGKLLKNLVIEGDPVTKDQTVALIERDEVGARFEPAPVPSTLTGVVGRVYQDVGANVTLATPIALVVDQSRVRIKVDLPERYSGVVRLGQSALAEVEAFPDKTFAAKVYKISPVIDPVNRSALVELLADNSQGQLKSGMFAKVRLIAGRAAGAVSVPVSALQQDKKGDYVFVPAGSVAARRYVAAGTRNVEYAQIKSGLRPGQEVITFGLYGLKDGSKIEMAH
- a CDS encoding efflux RND transporter permease subunit, which encodes MQIIHLSIRRPVTATMLNLAIVVLGIFSYFELGVDLFPNVDFPFVTVQTSLKGASPEEIETSVTKPIEESVNSISGIEDLNSTSYEGLSVLFIKFVLEKPVDVAAQDVRDKVNAVQRDLPQGTDPPVIGKFDVGQMAVMQIVVSGSRDIINLTDIAKKKLKEHLETIDGIGSIDIIGGREREVHVIVNPMKLAAMGISIKQVRDAITQQNIEIPGGKVEQKDRDFVLRTLGRIQKVADFNNIVITRANGATIKISDIGRVEDTGQYIRTAAYLNGTPAVTLAVKKQSGANTLAVARALHKRLDELKTVLPSDVNVKVIGDQSDFIRASVDTVKEHLVLGAIMAGIMVLLFMGDWRSTLISSTAIPTSLIGTFIFMRMAGFTIDNMTLLGLVISVGIVIDDAIIMLENIYRHMDELGKPAMQAAKEGADEIAFAVMATSLSLLVIFLPLAYMGGIIGRFIKSYGLTIAFAISISVFVALTLTPMLCSRFLKAKHGHKSRAEEFTDRLNDALGKRYLVLLDWALSHRKAMVAMSVAIILSMFPLLKFIGKDFIPQDDTSQFAVYVKAPEGTSIGRMKDIFFQLEKELRRLPHVKNVLFSIGMSEKGTSAVNDGSMVIELDDLKDRRLSMREIMAAARQMTAKYPQLRASVKPVGGIGGGEADITYVISGPDLETLQKYAGAVADALRVRKGVVDVDLSFSYAKPEYRVEIDRGRAHDMGVKVEDIATSLRTLVGGEEDITKYKEGDDLYQVRLRADENYRNRIEAVRALTVPTGDKGIVRLDNVATVREGLGPTQIDRYSRQRQITVNANLDGMPMNEALEICDQAFRKQHAPAEYRAEPVGRAREMGRMLHNFLMAFILAFIFIYMILASQFESFIYPLSIIIALPLTVPFAIITLFAAHQSLTLFSIMGLFMLVGIVKKNAILQVDYTNTLRARGLDRHDAIMQANKTRLRPIIMTTLTLVAGMLPTAFGTGAGSGTRRAMAWVILGGQLLSLGITLLMTPVTYSLLDDLQNWFRLRFKKTENTPA
- the hypE gene encoding hydrogenase expression/formation protein HypE, producing MDEKIMLAHGSGGEMSRRLTEGLFLKHFGNPLLNQLDDSAELEASSRRLAFTTDGYVVSPVVFPGGDIGKLSVCGTVNDLSAKGATPKWLSAAFILEEGLEISLLERITASMRKAADEAGVVIATGDTKVVDRGKADKIFIATSGVGEIPEGVNISCSGARPGDAVIITGRLGAHGVAVLNARHRLGLQSAIESDCAPLSKVAAAARFDAHAMRDLTRGGLAAALNEIAQSSGCAIEMDGAAIPVAPEVEAACGILGLDPLYAANEGALAVFTPREKAEKVLSAIRAEKYGANAVIAGKAVAGAPGVILKTKTGGRRALRMPEGEQLPRIC
- the hypD gene encoding hydrogenase formation protein HypD, with translation MALDNAALAAKISAGIAANASAAGRPVTIMEVCGTHTMSIARHGLRALLPESIRLVSGPGCPVCVSSQTDIDRAAALAFTPGAVIAAFGDMLKVRGSSHSLESAKAAGADVRIVYSPEDAAETARRNPSENVIFIGAGFETTAPAIAAAVLRAADAGINNFFVLPMLKLVPPALEALLSGPARIDGFLLPGHVSAVIGLEPYGILEGKVPAVVAGFEPLDILHAVNRLAAKIAAADCSVENCYPRAVRREGNPRAVAVMRQVFEPARAEWRALGEMEMSGLVFRQQFRRFDAAEKFGVSVPRAREPQGCICGLILTGRAAPRECPLFGKRCVPADAVGPCMVSSEGACAAAYHYG